One window of Paenibacillus sp. FSL K6-3182 genomic DNA carries:
- a CDS encoding sugar ABC transporter permease, which yields MRTKTVDSLWGYFFIFPQMVGLVIFSLIPLILAFAISLMSWDGFGERTFVGLDNFVGQFKDPDFRIALVNTLYYTVLTVPTGIILAMLVAIGLNKVKGKILYRLIYFMPNITMSVAVAVVFMWLFNADFGLINLYLKDWFGIEGPRWLTDTRFVMPSIALLSIWMGLGGSMVLFLAGLQGISATYYEAAQIDGASKWQQLRHITVPLLSSTTFFVTIMSVIGSFQVFDQSFVMTSGGPAKASYTLVYHIYDSAFVDFTFGTSTSAAVTLFAMILTLTLLQMKISKRWVHYEE from the coding sequence ATGAGGACGAAGACGGTGGACAGTCTTTGGGGATATTTTTTCATCTTTCCGCAAATGGTCGGTTTGGTTATCTTTTCGTTGATTCCGCTTATATTAGCTTTCGCCATCAGTCTAATGAGCTGGGACGGCTTCGGTGAACGGACCTTTGTCGGACTAGACAATTTCGTGGGGCAGTTTAAAGATCCCGATTTCAGAATCGCGCTTGTTAACACACTATATTATACCGTTCTCACCGTACCGACCGGCATCATTCTGGCTATGCTTGTTGCTATTGGCTTAAATAAAGTAAAAGGAAAGATCCTTTACCGGCTTATTTATTTCATGCCTAACATTACGATGTCCGTAGCGGTAGCAGTCGTTTTCATGTGGCTCTTTAACGCGGATTTCGGGCTGATTAATTTATACTTAAAAGATTGGTTCGGCATTGAAGGTCCCCGTTGGCTGACAGACACGCGGTTCGTAATGCCTTCCATTGCGCTGCTTAGCATATGGATGGGACTTGGAGGCAGTATGGTGCTTTTCCTTGCCGGATTACAAGGAATATCCGCGACATATTACGAGGCTGCACAAATTGACGGCGCCAGCAAATGGCAGCAGCTGCGCCATATTACGGTTCCTTTGTTGTCATCGACTACATTTTTTGTCACCATCATGTCCGTGATCGGATCTTTCCAGGTGTTTGATCAATCCTTTGTCATGACCTCGGGTGGACCGGCAAAAGCCAGTTATACACTTGTATACCACATTTATGACTCGGCATTTGTTGATTTTACCTTCGGTACAAGCACATCGGCCGCTGTCACGCTGTTTGCGATGATTTTGACGCTGACCTTGCTGCAGATGAAAATATCCAAACGTTGGGTTCATTACGAAGAATAA
- a CDS encoding sugar ABC transporter substrate-binding protein, whose amino-acid sequence MKKLKWSLLIMIIAVSALIQACGTGGGGNNGVSNGEEAGTNSPKEGKVKIKWATWGNPGELTRFQDFTNDFNKKHPEIEAELIPIPGEYDQKILTQLSGGTAPDIFYAGDAFIVKLIENGSIEELTPLMDDARSAVKKEDFFPGLWGAAERDGKIYGATVDNNPMVLWYNKKVLKDAGITEMPADLQINGQWNWDAFKEMTDKIRESGKYGYVLDNAWNSTHSWVTSNGGKVYDDNGKYIGYTDPKAVEAFRFLYDNVKSKNITFAGTLPKGQGGDAMFMSNQVGFVGAGRWYLPLFKKNDSLEYDIVTWPTNTGNKIEPAGIPTAYMVLNKTTKHKEAAYTFLSEFVNKEGQTYRLQGGGNAVPSVSGADEVVLEGNLPEHAQFFLDAREIGYALTPFEAGIPGLSNDINSRFEALWLKNEDLDTAMKEIEELANKKIEEYKGKK is encoded by the coding sequence ATGAAAAAGCTCAAATGGTCTCTACTCATCATGATTATTGCTGTATCTGCTTTGATTCAAGCCTGTGGAACGGGCGGTGGTGGCAACAACGGGGTGTCTAATGGAGAAGAAGCCGGAACAAACAGTCCAAAAGAGGGGAAAGTAAAAATCAAATGGGCTACATGGGGAAATCCGGGAGAATTAACAAGGTTTCAAGATTTCACAAATGATTTTAATAAGAAGCATCCTGAAATTGAAGCGGAGTTAATCCCGATCCCGGGGGAGTACGATCAAAAAATCTTAACGCAATTGAGTGGCGGAACGGCCCCTGACATTTTTTATGCCGGTGACGCATTTATTGTTAAACTGATTGAAAACGGCAGCATTGAGGAACTCACACCGTTAATGGATGATGCAAGAAGCGCGGTTAAGAAAGAGGATTTCTTCCCGGGCCTATGGGGAGCCGCTGAGCGCGACGGCAAAATATACGGGGCCACGGTAGACAATAACCCGATGGTGCTTTGGTATAACAAGAAGGTTTTAAAGGACGCAGGCATTACTGAAATGCCCGCCGATTTGCAGATAAATGGTCAGTGGAACTGGGACGCTTTTAAGGAAATGACCGACAAAATCCGCGAAAGCGGCAAATATGGTTACGTACTTGATAATGCATGGAACAGCACACACAGTTGGGTAACCTCTAACGGCGGAAAGGTTTATGACGACAATGGCAAATATATCGGCTACACGGATCCGAAAGCGGTCGAAGCTTTCCGATTCTTATATGATAACGTCAAGAGTAAAAACATTACATTTGCCGGTACGCTTCCAAAAGGACAAGGCGGCGATGCGATGTTTATGTCCAATCAGGTTGGCTTTGTCGGCGCAGGGCGCTGGTACCTTCCACTGTTCAAGAAAAACGATAGCCTCGAGTACGATATCGTCACCTGGCCGACAAATACTGGCAATAAAATCGAGCCCGCAGGTATTCCTACAGCCTATATGGTACTGAACAAGACTACCAAGCATAAAGAGGCGGCGTACACCTTCTTGTCGGAATTCGTCAATAAGGAAGGTCAAACCTATCGTCTTCAAGGAGGCGGCAATGCCGTTCCTTCGGTATCGGGAGCAGACGAAGTGGTGCTTGAAGGGAACCTTCCCGAGCATGCGCAGTTTTTCCTAGATGCTCGGGAAATCGGTTATGCATTAACTCCGTTTGAAGCGGGTATTCCCGGTCTAAGTAATGATATTAATTCCCGTTTTGAGGCGCTATGGCTGAAAAATGAGGATTTGGATACAGCAATGAAGGAAATTGAGGAATTGGCGAACAAGAAGATTGAGGAATACAAAGGAAAAAAATAA
- a CDS encoding response regulator codes for MYRVLLVDDEKIARIGLRTTFDWERHGFTLVGEASNGQNAMKWIQNQEIDILITDIAMPVMDGLELTRKTKELCPWVKVLLLSCHNDFEYVREGIRLGASDYILKPTLNSDSLITVLNQMKKKLQEESENRQIVQQFEDQQLANKLKKLEKTFCKALCGDLAAIERIKTECPEESYRIAALEINVFGKTDAERNDLLTELGEVLKQVLYQTFGSFVSVMLRPDLLVAALPVHPNLHVRCYELIEQFSQHTESHLLQVSIGLSVVYENYLDLQNASMEAKKMLAVGFFLGPCRLLAAEEQTDSISAWPYPFAEALHDLKVSLTMGFHSRSEQMINEIMKHWLPQYRSKEEVLQEAEELLSLFAVFKDADSSIIRKIRELGRLCYVTEVIQHVKDGYQTIVGGEDSPRPDKTLHQRIVMEAADYIKCHYRESISLQEVADAVNVSRNYFSEMFKRVTGENFIDHLIALRVKKAKELLQGSSLKVYEVAEQSGFNDVKYFSKQFKKIVGVSPAEFQGLLRK; via the coding sequence ATGTACAGAGTGCTATTGGTTGATGACGAGAAGATAGCGCGAATCGGGCTTCGTACCACTTTTGATTGGGAGAGACACGGATTTACATTGGTAGGTGAAGCGTCAAACGGGCAAAACGCAATGAAATGGATTCAGAATCAAGAAATTGATATATTGATCACCGACATTGCTATGCCTGTGATGGATGGACTCGAGCTCACGCGCAAGACTAAAGAATTATGTCCTTGGGTCAAGGTGTTGCTGCTCAGCTGTCATAATGATTTCGAATATGTACGGGAAGGAATCCGGTTAGGGGCCAGCGATTACATCTTGAAGCCGACACTTAATTCGGATTCACTCATAACGGTTCTGAATCAAATGAAAAAAAAGCTTCAGGAAGAAAGCGAGAACAGACAAATCGTTCAGCAGTTTGAAGACCAACAGCTCGCTAATAAACTGAAAAAACTGGAGAAGACATTCTGCAAGGCGCTGTGCGGTGACCTGGCTGCTATCGAACGAATAAAGACAGAATGCCCGGAAGAAAGCTACCGTATTGCCGCTTTGGAGATCAACGTATTTGGCAAAACGGATGCTGAAAGGAATGATCTCCTAACGGAGCTGGGAGAAGTGCTCAAACAGGTACTCTATCAAACATTTGGTTCCTTTGTGTCGGTCATGCTTCGTCCGGACTTGCTTGTGGCTGCTCTTCCTGTACACCCAAACCTGCATGTCAGGTGTTATGAGCTTATCGAGCAGTTTTCGCAGCATACCGAGTCGCACCTATTGCAAGTATCCATAGGACTCAGCGTCGTTTATGAGAATTATCTTGACCTTCAGAATGCCTCCATGGAGGCGAAGAAAATGCTCGCGGTCGGTTTCTTCCTCGGACCGTGTCGCTTGCTTGCTGCTGAGGAGCAAACGGATTCCATTTCGGCATGGCCCTATCCTTTTGCGGAAGCCTTACACGATCTCAAAGTGTCGTTAACGATGGGATTTCATTCCAGATCAGAACAAATGATAAATGAAATCATGAAGCATTGGTTACCGCAATATCGATCGAAAGAGGAAGTGCTGCAGGAGGCAGAGGAATTGCTTAGCCTGTTTGCCGTATTCAAAGACGCAGATTCTTCCATCATACGGAAAATCCGGGAGCTCGGCAGGCTGTGTTATGTCACTGAGGTCATTCAACATGTAAAAGATGGCTACCAAACAATCGTGGGCGGTGAAGACTCTCCGCGGCCGGATAAAACATTGCACCAAAGGATCGTAATGGAGGCCGCTGACTATATCAAGTGTCATTATAGGGAATCGATCTCCTTGCAGGAAGTGGCTGATGCGGTAAATGTAAGCAGGAATTATTTCAGCGAAATGTTCAAACGTGTGACAGGAGAGAACTTCATCGACCACCTGATCGCCTTGCGTGTAAAGAAAGCGAAGGAGTTGCTGCAGGGATCATCGCTCAAGGTGTATGAGGTAGCCGAGCAGTCTGGTTTTAACGACGTAAAATATTTTAGCAAGCAATTTAAAAAGATCGTAGGTGTATCTCCAGCCGAATTTCAAGGTTTGTTGCGAAAATAA
- a CDS encoding sensor histidine kinase: protein MRFRHFHSIVAQLFWFCFIGMTLPVLVMGFLSYHKSSSIVEEQVSKVASLTITQVSDKLNLYFKKLDDSSMMLLNSKVIHNILKEQSKEKLYETTLKIQDGQDILTSIMINSSEILDIYIFDVNRNNSVLSSDSLVSLDQWDSDWYKAILEANGNSVWFGLSQNSYLKKTEMGFPVFGLGRAIRSWETGDIIGVMFFEIMGEVLIDELDRVQFGDTGYIYVTNSENRYFYHPDSNQYGKESKLILPSQATEYNKDNKSTLVIPERLYNGWDVVGVVPLEELTADSASIRKFTMWIALCCILSAMGMGYFVTRKIGNPLVNLSRLMRKGENGDLSVRSKSVGRNEIGQLGRSFNKMIKQIDLLIARIAKEESEKKKAEVRALRYQINPHFLYNTLNSIRWMAKLNRTNDVDNAVTTLVQILEGSLERNGVFIPLGEELELLQKYMIIQEYRYDNKISLNIHCREELKKIQIPRMLLQPIVENAIFHGIAPKDADGSIDIEVEQNGKNIVVKITDDGIGIDEGRLHQLQMNDKERSNKGMTNIGLNHVHQTIQLYYGSTYGLSISSIKNEGTRVLITIADSKEETYVQSAIG from the coding sequence ATGCGTTTCCGTCATTTTCATTCCATTGTAGCCCAACTCTTTTGGTTCTGCTTTATTGGCATGACGCTTCCCGTTCTGGTCATGGGTTTTTTGTCTTACCATAAATCGTCCTCTATCGTAGAGGAACAAGTCAGTAAGGTAGCCTCGCTTACTATTACACAGGTGAGTGACAAGCTGAACCTTTATTTCAAAAAGCTTGATGATTCGTCTATGATGCTGTTAAACAGTAAGGTCATCCACAATATTTTGAAGGAACAATCGAAAGAGAAGTTGTATGAAACCACGCTCAAGATTCAAGATGGACAAGACATTCTAACATCCATCATGATCAATTCGTCAGAAATCCTCGATATCTATATATTTGATGTGAACCGCAACAATTCGGTATTAAGTTCGGACTCCTTGGTGTCTCTGGATCAATGGGATTCCGACTGGTATAAAGCGATATTGGAAGCAAACGGTAATAGCGTTTGGTTCGGACTCTCTCAAAACTCTTATTTAAAGAAAACGGAAATGGGGTTTCCTGTATTCGGCCTTGGCCGCGCCATACGAAGCTGGGAAACCGGCGATATTATCGGCGTGATGTTCTTTGAAATTATGGGCGAGGTTCTGATCGATGAGCTTGACCGCGTTCAATTTGGGGATACGGGTTACATCTATGTCACCAATAGCGAGAACCGTTATTTCTATCATCCGGATTCCAATCAGTATGGAAAAGAGTCCAAGCTCATCCTTCCTTCGCAAGCGACAGAATATAACAAAGACAACAAAAGCACGCTGGTGATTCCTGAACGCCTATATAACGGCTGGGATGTGGTTGGGGTCGTACCTCTCGAGGAACTGACAGCCGATTCGGCCAGTATTCGGAAATTCACGATGTGGATTGCACTTTGCTGCATCCTTTCTGCAATGGGCATGGGGTATTTCGTAACTCGTAAAATCGGTAATCCGTTAGTTAATCTGAGCCGATTGATGCGTAAAGGGGAGAACGGCGACCTGAGCGTCCGGAGCAAGAGCGTCGGCCGGAACGAAATTGGGCAGCTGGGCCGCAGTTTTAATAAAATGATCAAACAGATCGATTTGTTAATCGCCCGAATCGCCAAGGAGGAATCGGAGAAAAAAAAGGCGGAGGTACGAGCGCTCCGCTATCAAATTAACCCTCACTTTCTTTATAATACGCTGAACTCAATTAGGTGGATGGCTAAATTGAACCGAACAAATGATGTAGATAACGCCGTCACTACGCTGGTTCAAATATTAGAAGGCAGTCTTGAACGGAATGGCGTTTTTATTCCGCTCGGGGAGGAGCTTGAACTGCTCCAGAAATATATGATCATTCAGGAATACCGCTATGATAACAAAATCAGCTTAAATATCCATTGCCGAGAGGAGCTCAAAAAAATACAAATTCCCCGAATGCTGCTTCAGCCCATCGTCGAGAACGCCATTTTCCATGGGATCGCTCCAAAGGATGCAGATGGATCAATTGATATCGAAGTCGAACAAAACGGAAAAAATATCGTGGTCAAAATAACCGACGACGGTATCGGAATAGATGAGGGAAGGCTTCATCAACTGCAGATGAACGATAAAGAGCGCAGCAATAAAGGGATGACCAATATCGGGCTGAATCATGTTCATCAGACCATCCAGTTATATTACGGAAGTACATACGGTCTCAGCATCTCAAGCATCAAAAACGAAGGGACCCGGGTGCTTATTACGATTGCTGATTCAAAGGAGGAAACTTATGTACAGAGTGCTATTGGTTGA
- a CDS encoding transposase translates to MYILQEILLFFNKLQAPLENIDTFTGLHRRLDVDLGSRYHCRLRLDREAPSVATLIRIFAEKTNQELAKRLFNDLVTRCMQEAVIDGSHMAVDSTAIHSYEKKQPKRKLELTGNANWGAKFDSFRNKAEWFGYKLHLAVGTTRALPMTLSITPDHVNDGDMAPGSDKRYRYRKPIINMAVLTIFLTNGQSHLKLDYNLWTKE, encoded by the coding sequence TTGTATATTCTCCAAGAAATCCTATTATTCTTTAACAAACTGCAAGCACCGCTTGAGAACATCGATACATTTACCGGTCTGCATCGCCGTTTGGACGTGGATCTTGGCTCCCGTTACCATTGCAGGCTTCGGCTTGATCGGGAAGCTCCTTCGGTAGCGACGTTAATCCGCATCTTCGCCGAGAAGACAAATCAAGAACTTGCTAAGCGCCTATTTAATGATCTTGTCACACGCTGTATGCAAGAAGCAGTCATCGATGGGAGTCACATGGCTGTCGATAGTACAGCGATTCATAGCTATGAGAAGAAGCAACCGAAACGCAAATTAGAACTGACTGGAAATGCCAACTGGGGTGCGAAGTTCGACTCCTTCCGCAACAAAGCCGAGTGGTTCGGCTACAAGCTTCATCTTGCCGTTGGTACCACAAGAGCGCTACCTATGACGCTATCGATTACACCGGATCATGTTAATGACGGCGATATGGCCCCCGGCTCTGATAAAAGATACCGATACCGAAAACCAATAATAAATATGGCAGTTTTGACGATCTTCTTAACGAACGGGCAATCGCATTTGAAATTGGATTATAACCTCTGGACAAAAGAATAA
- a CDS encoding SDR family NAD(P)-dependent oxidoreductase, whose translation MTGASSGIGVSISRKLAKRGAYVALVARRRERLDELVQDLHKEELYEVLAVPADIQLAEVRAFTSKVLPLHPDDVAEAALYALEQPEHVNIPVLTIMPSRQSQRFKKSGVH comes from the coding sequence GTGACTGGCGCCAGCAGTGGCATCGGGGTATCGATTTCCAGGAAACTGGCAAAGCGTGGCGCATATGTAGCCTTAGTGGCACGCCGTCGGGAACGATTGGATGAGCTGGTTCAAGACTTGCATAAAGAGGAATTGTACGAGGTTTTGGCGGTACCTGCCGATATACAACTGGCTGAAGTTCGTGCGTTTACTTCGAAAGTTTTGCCGTTACACCCCGATGATGTTGCAGAAGCAGCACTCTATGCACTGGAGCAGCCTGAGCATGTCAACATTCCGGTACTGACTATTATGCCTTCAAGGCAATCCCAGCGGTTCAAAAAAAGCGGCGTCCACTGA
- a CDS encoding SMP-30/gluconolactonase/LRE family protein → MPNKPVRSVKSNEGLNSPKRPSRKARRVVLSLLAVMLLGIIIFSLVPSPITPAKWIAPTGPSFKEPGPWQQNNKLSSAELVTDAPKSPEFITFDKEGTLYTGDSDGKIYKVGFDADGNPQEAQVFADTKGTPNGLKFDANGDLIVTDIQKGLLSINPSGSIEVLADQVDGQPIYLANELDIAQDGSIYFSDTSNYGKVTFKEIAENKPHGRLLKYDPMTKQTTVLLEGLYFANGVALSADEDFVLVAESYHYQLTRYWLKGTKKGTSDIFAENLAGFPDNITRDEHGQFWVGIFTNRISFVDQMHRSPWLAGTMAKLPESLLSGASAPAKHGLAAVFSPQGELIESWHDPEGSLYGVTTAVSHNGYLYIGTAPGGSQGLHRVLLTK, encoded by the coding sequence ATGCCCAATAAACCAGTTCGTTCCGTTAAATCTAATGAAGGCTTGAATAGTCCTAAACGCCCGAGTCGTAAAGCTCGAAGAGTGGTATTATCATTGCTTGCGGTGATGCTTCTTGGAATAATCATTTTTTCACTTGTACCTTCACCTATCACACCAGCAAAATGGATCGCGCCGACAGGTCCCTCTTTTAAGGAACCTGGTCCGTGGCAACAGAACAATAAACTCAGCTCAGCTGAGCTTGTTACGGATGCCCCTAAATCTCCGGAATTCATTACGTTTGATAAAGAGGGTACGCTATATACAGGAGATTCTGACGGGAAAATTTACAAGGTTGGTTTCGATGCAGATGGCAATCCGCAAGAAGCCCAAGTATTTGCAGACACTAAAGGAACGCCTAATGGGCTTAAATTCGATGCCAATGGCGATTTGATCGTTACTGATATCCAGAAGGGACTGCTGTCTATAAACCCTTCCGGGAGCATAGAGGTATTGGCTGATCAAGTGGACGGCCAGCCGATCTATTTAGCTAACGAGCTTGATATTGCCCAGGACGGCTCAATTTATTTTTCCGATACCTCGAACTATGGCAAGGTGACATTTAAAGAAATTGCCGAGAATAAGCCGCATGGACGTTTGCTGAAGTACGATCCAATGACCAAACAGACGACCGTCCTGTTGGAAGGCCTCTATTTTGCAAACGGGGTTGCCTTGTCTGCGGATGAAGATTTTGTGCTTGTTGCGGAATCATATCATTACCAGTTGACTAGATACTGGCTCAAGGGAACAAAGAAGGGGACATCTGATATTTTTGCGGAAAATCTCGCAGGCTTCCCAGACAATATTACACGTGATGAGCATGGTCAATTCTGGGTGGGCATCTTCACGAATCGCATCTCTTTTGTAGATCAGATGCATCGCAGCCCTTGGTTGGCCGGTACCATGGCCAAATTGCCAGAATCGCTGCTTAGCGGTGCAAGCGCACCGGCGAAGCATGGGCTTGCTGCTGTGTTCAGTCCGCAGGGAGAGCTTATCGAAAGCTGGCATGATCCAGAAGGCTCACTATATGGTGTAACTACGGCTGTAAGTCATAACGGATATTTATATATAGGAACGGCACCTGGAGGCAGCCAGGGTTTACATCGCGTGCTTTTAACAAAATAA
- a CDS encoding NAD(P)-dependent alcohol dehydrogenase: MKAIQLKNGFGFEELTLVELEIPTPGPQEVLIRMRAASLNYRDLVILSGLMPIDIKFPFIPISDGAGEVIAVGQGVTKFQVGDRVAGNFQQQFIAGSPRAKVLRDSLGGPLNGVAAEYVVLNENGVVPIPDHLTWEEASTLPIAALTAWSMLMEYGGLKAGDTVLLQGTGGVSIFGLQFSLMAGARAIITSSSNAKLERAKALGAWETINYSEVPDWDKAVLEVTGCGVDHVLDIGGAATMVKSINALRVGGTLSMVGFLTGLTIPEYDVTGILQKAATIRGSQVGNRDHFEKMNRAIAHHHLHPVIDHVFPLDRIGEAFALLAEGKQYFGKIVVQI; encoded by the coding sequence ATGAAAGCTATACAACTGAAAAACGGATTTGGATTTGAGGAATTAACCCTGGTGGAACTTGAAATACCAACGCCGGGTCCTCAGGAGGTGCTGATCCGCATGAGGGCAGCTTCTCTTAATTACCGGGATCTAGTGATTCTGAGCGGATTAATGCCGATCGACATCAAATTTCCCTTCATTCCAATATCAGACGGAGCGGGAGAAGTTATAGCCGTTGGCCAAGGAGTAACAAAGTTTCAGGTTGGAGACCGAGTAGCTGGTAATTTTCAACAGCAATTCATTGCCGGCAGCCCAAGAGCAAAGGTGTTAAGAGACAGTCTGGGAGGTCCGTTGAACGGAGTGGCGGCCGAGTATGTCGTTCTGAATGAAAACGGAGTCGTTCCTATTCCCGATCACCTCACGTGGGAGGAGGCTTCCACCTTGCCGATCGCAGCTTTAACCGCATGGAGCATGCTAATGGAATACGGTGGTTTGAAAGCGGGTGATACCGTGCTGCTGCAAGGAACAGGGGGTGTTTCCATCTTCGGGCTTCAGTTCTCTCTTATGGCTGGAGCGCGGGCCATCATCACATCGAGCAGCAACGCCAAGCTGGAACGAGCAAAAGCTCTTGGCGCATGGGAAACGATCAATTATTCGGAAGTTCCCGATTGGGATAAGGCGGTGTTAGAGGTGACTGGCTGCGGCGTCGATCATGTTCTGGATATTGGCGGAGCGGCAACAATGGTAAAATCCATCAATGCGCTACGTGTTGGAGGGACCTTGAGTATGGTCGGGTTCTTAACGGGCTTGACCATTCCGGAATACGATGTCACTGGCATCTTGCAGAAAGCCGCAACTATTCGCGGCAGTCAAGTCGGCAACCGTGATCACTTTGAAAAGATGAATCGAGCGATTGCCCATCATCATTTACATCCTGTCATCGACCACGTATTCCCTCTGGATCGAATTGGAGAAGCATTCGCGCTCTTGGCTGAAGGAAAGCAATATTTCGGTAAAATCGTAGTCCAAATTTAA
- a CDS encoding SDR family oxidoreductase → MTIQGKWSLITGASSGIGEQFARQLAKQGSNLVLVARSKSKLDSLASELRKKYGIKAEVITMDLAKEGAPSEIFQQCRFLKVDIELLINNAGFATHGLFEEVSGERQHEEVMLNVAAVVDMTHLFLPDMLRRSSGTVINVASTAGFQPLPYMAVYGATKAFVLSFTQALYWENRDRGIKFFALCPGSTDTSFFNVVGAEEASVGKKDTPERVVEVALRALKEGKMYVVPGMQNYIGAQLGRFITRKQGLRLVGSMLRPRNGSSNNRNSGNQSDLSGRTIR, encoded by the coding sequence TTGACAATTCAAGGAAAATGGTCACTTATTACGGGAGCTTCTTCCGGTATTGGAGAGCAATTCGCGAGACAACTGGCAAAACAAGGCAGTAATTTGGTTCTCGTGGCAAGGTCGAAGAGCAAGCTTGATAGCCTGGCATCAGAGCTCAGAAAGAAGTATGGCATCAAAGCAGAGGTTATCACAATGGATCTTGCGAAGGAGGGTGCACCTAGCGAAATATTTCAGCAATGTCGATTTTTGAAAGTGGATATTGAACTGCTGATCAACAATGCTGGCTTTGCTACACATGGTTTGTTTGAAGAAGTGTCAGGTGAGCGTCAACATGAAGAAGTTATGCTCAATGTCGCCGCTGTTGTAGATATGACCCACTTGTTCTTGCCGGACATGTTGCGCAGAAGCTCAGGTACAGTTATCAATGTTGCTTCAACCGCCGGATTTCAGCCGCTTCCCTATATGGCCGTATATGGGGCGACGAAAGCTTTTGTCTTGTCGTTTACTCAAGCGTTATATTGGGAAAACCGCGATCGCGGCATAAAATTCTTCGCACTTTGTCCCGGTTCGACGGATACCAGTTTCTTTAATGTCGTAGGAGCGGAAGAAGCCTCCGTCGGAAAGAAAGACACTCCGGAAAGAGTCGTAGAGGTTGCACTTCGTGCATTAAAGGAAGGGAAAATGTATGTCGTTCCTGGTATGCAGAACTATATCGGGGCGCAGTTAGGGCGTTTCATTACACGAAAGCAAGGTCTTCGGCTTGTTGGAAGCATGCTTCGTCCGCGCAATGGATCCAGTAATAATAGGAATTCGGGTAATCAATCTGATCTTTCAGGGAGGACAATACGATGA
- a CDS encoding TetR/AcrR family transcriptional regulator: MSDQEISSIANTQKLKTYQEARLQNIDNLRKLVVDAAATLLQEEGPEAVTVRKIAQKMDCSTKIIYNLFVNKEGLVQQLYLDGCKLLANEFEGTPQSTKPAQQLLNLGETFWQFGQRYSSYYKLMFGGAFADFKPDEESMHGTITAMRQLLTVISNAQEQGLIHSQYDTETFILIFWASLHGVIHLYIGGHLGDVQSAHSVYRQTLSLIVSSLFPNHNA, encoded by the coding sequence ATGAGCGACCAAGAGATATCTTCCATTGCGAATACACAAAAGTTAAAAACCTACCAAGAAGCTCGCTTGCAAAATATTGATAATCTCCGTAAACTCGTTGTTGATGCTGCGGCTACGCTCTTGCAAGAAGAAGGGCCGGAAGCCGTTACGGTGCGTAAGATAGCACAGAAAATGGATTGCTCGACAAAAATCATCTATAACTTGTTTGTTAATAAAGAGGGTTTAGTTCAGCAATTGTATCTGGACGGCTGTAAGCTTCTTGCTAACGAATTCGAGGGGACGCCACAGTCTACTAAACCGGCGCAGCAGTTGCTGAATTTAGGCGAAACCTTTTGGCAATTTGGGCAGCGCTACTCCAGCTATTATAAGCTGATGTTTGGAGGAGCCTTCGCAGATTTCAAACCGGACGAGGAAAGCATGCATGGCACCATAACAGCCATGAGGCAATTATTGACAGTGATCAGCAATGCACAAGAGCAAGGTCTGATTCACAGTCAGTATGACACGGAAACCTTTATACTTATATTCTGGGCTTCACTCCACGGCGTTATTCATCTTTACATTGGAGGACACTTGGGAGATGTACAATCGGCCCATTCAGTATACAGGCAAACGTTATCTTTAATTGTCAGCTCGTTGTTTCCAAATCATAACGCCTAA